The proteins below come from a single Zea mays cultivar B73 chromosome 8, Zm-B73-REFERENCE-NAM-5.0, whole genome shotgun sequence genomic window:
- the LOC103634672 gene encoding probable splicing factor 3A subunit 1 isoform X1: protein MCLMVMTNIKLSERKAAVWRRGTAEISPKIPIRLPCSRRCLRLTARSSLQFRSKPAETLIPMAAAMGNPILTLPAPEGNGTGGGDADQQLQQAPPKPPPPGAKTDPPATVATHTRTIGIIHPPPDIRVIIEKTATFVAKNGPEFERRIISLNQGNAKFNFLQPSDPYHAYYQHRVSEIAAAPPGADGPSGADTGAAPDESPASAPADGAAAAPVDGAAADAKADHSAPFRVGPPPKVLVPPKAELYTVRLPEGITGEELDIIKLTAQFVARNGKNFLTSLAQRESNNMQFHFIRPTHSMFPFFTALTDAYSRVLRPAEGVPALLKELREGSKDLTTVLERCLNRLEWDRSQEQARQQAEDEVEQERMQMSMIDWHDFVVVETIEFADDEYEGLPVPLTLEELKRQKRMENLGEEEAMDLTEPSKEVEMEMDEEEMQLVEEGMRAARLEENDGAAQVSLPGDDEAPMRIVKNYKRPEERIPAERDPTKFVVSPITGELIPISEMEEHMRISLIDPKYKEQKERMLAKIKETTLAPDDEISRNIVGLARTRPDIFGTTEEEVSNAVKAEIEKKKDEQPKQVIWDGHSGSIGRTATHALSQPQGGEEQFDATNVDGRPVPGPAPLVRPGMPLPRPPQPLPLVNVPRFIAPPAPYSVPPPGSHMPGVPHMMPHMHLPPQQIPGQPPMVRMPGQMVHMPTSIPPPPGQTQFMPGPPRTFAMPPSSHMPPMINPIGIPQPPAPPLPPQPPAEEQPPPPDEPEPKRQRTDDASLIPAEQYLVQHPGPASISVSVPNLDEGNLRGQILQIPVQSLSDTVGSLKEQIAGELQLPANKQKLSVRTSFLKDNLTLAYYNVGPGVVINLTLRERGGRKK from the exons ATGTGTTTGATGGTGATGACAAATATCAAATTGTCTGAACGAAAGGCTGCCGTATGGAGGAGGGGAACAGCTGAAATTTCTCCAAAAATACCAATCCGCCTTCCATGTTCTCGTCGCTGCCTCCGTCTGACGGCTCGAAGCTCCCTCCAGTTCCGATCTAAACCCGCCGAAACCCTAATCCCCATGGCTGCCGCCATGGGCAACCCCATCCTGACCCTCCCCGCACCGGAGGGCAACGGCACCGGGGGCGGCGACGCCGACCAGCAGCTGCAGCAGGCGCCGCCTAAGCCGCCTCCTCCCGGCGCGAAGACGGACCCCCCGGCGACGGTGGCCACCCACACGCGCACCATCGGCATCATCCACCCTCCGCCCGACATCCGCGTCATCATCGAGAAGACGGCTACCTTCGTCGCCAAGAACGGGCCCGAGTTCGAGCGCCGCATCATCTCCCTCAACCAGGGCAACGCCAAATTCAACTTCCTGCAGCCCTCGGATCCCTACCACGCCTACTACCAGCACCGCGTTTCCGAGATAGCCGCTGCGCCGCCCGGCGCGGACGGCCCCTCGGGCGCCGATACTGGCGCGGCTCCCGACGAATCGCCAGCGTCGGCCCCGGCCGACGGCGCCGCCGCCGCACCCGTAGATGGCGCTGCTGCGGACGCAAAGGCCGATCACTCCGCGCCCTTCCGCGTGGGGCCGCCGCCCAAGGTGCTGGTGCCACCCAAGGCTGAGCTGTACACGGTGCGGCTGCCCGAGGGTATCACAGGGGAGGAGCTGGACATCATCAAGCTGACCGCCCAATTTGTGGCGCGGAACGGGAAGAACTTCCTGACGAGCCTGGCGCAACGCGAGAGCAACAACATGCAGTTCCACTTCATCCGACCCACGCACAGCATGTTCCCCTTCTTTACGGCCCTCACAGATGCGTACTCCAGGGTGCTGAGGCCGGCAGAGGGGGTGCCTGCATTGCTAAAAGAGCTGAGGGAGGGGTCAAAGGACCTGACTACAGTGTTGGAGAGATGCTTGAACCGGTTAGAGTGGGATCGGTCGCAGGAGCAGGCAAGGCAGCAGGCAGAGGATGAGGTTGAGCAGGAACGGATGCAGATGTCAATGATTGACTGGCATGATTTTGTTGTTGTGGAGACCATTGAATTTGCAGATGATGAGTATGAGGGGCTTCCTGTGCCACTTACACTGGAGGAGTTGAAGCGCCAGAAGAGGATGGAGAACTTGGGAGAGGAGGAAGCGATGGATTTGACTGAACCTTCTAAGGAGGTTGAGATGGAAATGGATGAAGAGGAGATGCAACTTGTTGAGGAAGGAATGCGGGCAGCACGGCTTGAGGAGAATGATGGAGCAGCACAAGTTAGCTTGCCGGGTGATGACGAGGCACCTATGAGGATTGTCAAGAACTACAAGAGGCCTGAGGAGAGGATTCCGGCAGAGAGAGACCCAACTAAGTTTGTTGTCTCGCCAATAACTGGGGAACTCATTCCGATCAGCGAGATGGAGGAACACATGCGCATCTCACTCATTGACCCTAAGTACAAGGAGCAGAAAGAGAGGATGTTAGCCAAGATCAAGGAGACTACCCTTGCACCTGATGATGAAATATCACGGAACATTGTTGGCCTTGCTCGCACTCGCCCTGATATTTTTGGAACCACTGAGGAGGAGGTGTCTAACGCCGTCAAGGCAGAAATTGAGAAGAAAAAGGATGAACAGCCAAAGCAGGTTATTTGGGATGGTCATTCTGGTAGCATTGGACGCACTGCTACTCATGCATTATCTCAGCCTCAGGGTGGTGAGGAACAGTTTGATGCTACGAATGTTGATGGGAGGCCTGTTCCTGGTCCAGCTCCACTTGTCCGACCTGGCATGCCGTTGCCTCGACCTCCTCAGCCACTTCCTCTTGTTAATGTTCCTCGTTTTATCGCTCCACCAGCACCATACTCTGTTCCACCCCCAGGTTCTCATATGCCTGGAGTTCCACACATGATGCCTCACATGCATCTGCCTCCACAGCAGATACCTGGCCAGCCGCCGATGGTTAGGATGCCAGGTCAAATGGTTCATATGCCAACCAGCATTCCTCCGCCTCCTGGCCAAACTCAGTTTATGCCTGGTCCACCACGCACATTTGCTATGCCCCCATCATCGCACATGCCACCCATGATCAATCCCATTGGAATCCCTCAGCCTCCAGCACCGCCTCTGCCTCCACAGCCTCCTGCTGAAGAGCAACCACCTCCACCCGATGAACCAGAACCTAAGAGGCAGAGAACAGATGATGCTTCTCTCATCCCAGCAGAGCAGTACCTTGTTCAGCATCCG GGTCCTGCTAGCATCTCTGTATCTGTACCCAACCTTGATGAAGGGAACTTGCGAGGCCAAATTTTGCAGATTCCTGTCCAATCACTGTCAGACACAGTTGGTAGTCTGAAGGAGCAAATTGCTGGAGAGTTGCAACTCCCTGCTAATAAGCAGAAGTTGAGTGTGAGGACTAGTTTCCTCAAAGACAACCTTACTCTTGCTTACTACAATGTGGGTCCTGGAGTGGTGATCAATCTAACACTGAGGGAGCGTGGTGGGAGAAAGAAATGA
- the LOC103634672 gene encoding probable splicing factor 3A subunit 1 isoform X2: MAAAMGNPILTLPAPEGNGTGGGDADQQLQQAPPKPPPPGAKTDPPATVATHTRTIGIIHPPPDIRVIIEKTATFVAKNGPEFERRIISLNQGNAKFNFLQPSDPYHAYYQHRVSEIAAAPPGADGPSGADTGAAPDESPASAPADGAAAAPVDGAAADAKADHSAPFRVGPPPKVLVPPKAELYTVRLPEGITGEELDIIKLTAQFVARNGKNFLTSLAQRESNNMQFHFIRPTHSMFPFFTALTDAYSRVLRPAEGVPALLKELREGSKDLTTVLERCLNRLEWDRSQEQARQQAEDEVEQERMQMSMIDWHDFVVVETIEFADDEYEGLPVPLTLEELKRQKRMENLGEEEAMDLTEPSKEVEMEMDEEEMQLVEEGMRAARLEENDGAAQVSLPGDDEAPMRIVKNYKRPEERIPAERDPTKFVVSPITGELIPISEMEEHMRISLIDPKYKEQKERMLAKIKETTLAPDDEISRNIVGLARTRPDIFGTTEEEVSNAVKAEIEKKKDEQPKQVIWDGHSGSIGRTATHALSQPQGGEEQFDATNVDGRPVPGPAPLVRPGMPLPRPPQPLPLVNVPRFIAPPAPYSVPPPGSHMPGVPHMMPHMHLPPQQIPGQPPMVRMPGQMVHMPTSIPPPPGQTQFMPGPPRTFAMPPSSHMPPMINPIGIPQPPAPPLPPQPPAEEQPPPPDEPEPKRQRTDDASLIPAEQYLVQHPGPASISVSVPNLDEGNLRGQILQIPVQSLSDTVGSLKEQIAGELQLPANKQKLSVRTSFLKDNLTLAYYNVGPGVVINLTLRERGGRKK, translated from the exons ATGGCTGCCGCCATGGGCAACCCCATCCTGACCCTCCCCGCACCGGAGGGCAACGGCACCGGGGGCGGCGACGCCGACCAGCAGCTGCAGCAGGCGCCGCCTAAGCCGCCTCCTCCCGGCGCGAAGACGGACCCCCCGGCGACGGTGGCCACCCACACGCGCACCATCGGCATCATCCACCCTCCGCCCGACATCCGCGTCATCATCGAGAAGACGGCTACCTTCGTCGCCAAGAACGGGCCCGAGTTCGAGCGCCGCATCATCTCCCTCAACCAGGGCAACGCCAAATTCAACTTCCTGCAGCCCTCGGATCCCTACCACGCCTACTACCAGCACCGCGTTTCCGAGATAGCCGCTGCGCCGCCCGGCGCGGACGGCCCCTCGGGCGCCGATACTGGCGCGGCTCCCGACGAATCGCCAGCGTCGGCCCCGGCCGACGGCGCCGCCGCCGCACCCGTAGATGGCGCTGCTGCGGACGCAAAGGCCGATCACTCCGCGCCCTTCCGCGTGGGGCCGCCGCCCAAGGTGCTGGTGCCACCCAAGGCTGAGCTGTACACGGTGCGGCTGCCCGAGGGTATCACAGGGGAGGAGCTGGACATCATCAAGCTGACCGCCCAATTTGTGGCGCGGAACGGGAAGAACTTCCTGACGAGCCTGGCGCAACGCGAGAGCAACAACATGCAGTTCCACTTCATCCGACCCACGCACAGCATGTTCCCCTTCTTTACGGCCCTCACAGATGCGTACTCCAGGGTGCTGAGGCCGGCAGAGGGGGTGCCTGCATTGCTAAAAGAGCTGAGGGAGGGGTCAAAGGACCTGACTACAGTGTTGGAGAGATGCTTGAACCGGTTAGAGTGGGATCGGTCGCAGGAGCAGGCAAGGCAGCAGGCAGAGGATGAGGTTGAGCAGGAACGGATGCAGATGTCAATGATTGACTGGCATGATTTTGTTGTTGTGGAGACCATTGAATTTGCAGATGATGAGTATGAGGGGCTTCCTGTGCCACTTACACTGGAGGAGTTGAAGCGCCAGAAGAGGATGGAGAACTTGGGAGAGGAGGAAGCGATGGATTTGACTGAACCTTCTAAGGAGGTTGAGATGGAAATGGATGAAGAGGAGATGCAACTTGTTGAGGAAGGAATGCGGGCAGCACGGCTTGAGGAGAATGATGGAGCAGCACAAGTTAGCTTGCCGGGTGATGACGAGGCACCTATGAGGATTGTCAAGAACTACAAGAGGCCTGAGGAGAGGATTCCGGCAGAGAGAGACCCAACTAAGTTTGTTGTCTCGCCAATAACTGGGGAACTCATTCCGATCAGCGAGATGGAGGAACACATGCGCATCTCACTCATTGACCCTAAGTACAAGGAGCAGAAAGAGAGGATGTTAGCCAAGATCAAGGAGACTACCCTTGCACCTGATGATGAAATATCACGGAACATTGTTGGCCTTGCTCGCACTCGCCCTGATATTTTTGGAACCACTGAGGAGGAGGTGTCTAACGCCGTCAAGGCAGAAATTGAGAAGAAAAAGGATGAACAGCCAAAGCAGGTTATTTGGGATGGTCATTCTGGTAGCATTGGACGCACTGCTACTCATGCATTATCTCAGCCTCAGGGTGGTGAGGAACAGTTTGATGCTACGAATGTTGATGGGAGGCCTGTTCCTGGTCCAGCTCCACTTGTCCGACCTGGCATGCCGTTGCCTCGACCTCCTCAGCCACTTCCTCTTGTTAATGTTCCTCGTTTTATCGCTCCACCAGCACCATACTCTGTTCCACCCCCAGGTTCTCATATGCCTGGAGTTCCACACATGATGCCTCACATGCATCTGCCTCCACAGCAGATACCTGGCCAGCCGCCGATGGTTAGGATGCCAGGTCAAATGGTTCATATGCCAACCAGCATTCCTCCGCCTCCTGGCCAAACTCAGTTTATGCCTGGTCCACCACGCACATTTGCTATGCCCCCATCATCGCACATGCCACCCATGATCAATCCCATTGGAATCCCTCAGCCTCCAGCACCGCCTCTGCCTCCACAGCCTCCTGCTGAAGAGCAACCACCTCCACCCGATGAACCAGAACCTAAGAGGCAGAGAACAGATGATGCTTCTCTCATCCCAGCAGAGCAGTACCTTGTTCAGCATCCG GGTCCTGCTAGCATCTCTGTATCTGTACCCAACCTTGATGAAGGGAACTTGCGAGGCCAAATTTTGCAGATTCCTGTCCAATCACTGTCAGACACAGTTGGTAGTCTGAAGGAGCAAATTGCTGGAGAGTTGCAACTCCCTGCTAATAAGCAGAAGTTGAGTGTGAGGACTAGTTTCCTCAAAGACAACCTTACTCTTGCTTACTACAATGTGGGTCCTGGAGTGGTGATCAATCTAACACTGAGGGAGCGTGGTGGGAGAAAGAAATGA